TGGAGACGGTGCTGGAGCGGCTCAAGACCACCACCAGCTGCCGGGCCACCCATGAGCTGTCCGGCGAATTGTTGCGCGGTTACGAAATCCATCATGGCAGCAGCGCCGGCACCGACCTGGAGCCCTTGATCCGGCGAGCCGATGGAACCTGGATCGGCGCGGCCGCGAAACAGCGGGACTGGATCTGGGGCACCTATCTGCACGGGGTCTTCGATGCCGACGGCTTCCGGCGTTGGTTCCTCGACCGCTTGCGGGTCCGGCGGGGCTGGTCGGCCATCCGCACGGTCCGCGCCAGCTACGACCTGGAACCGGCCCTGGATCGCCTGGCGGCTCATGTGCGCGGGGCGTTGGACATGGAGCGGATTTACCGGGTGTTGGGGCTGTGATCCCGCTTTACTGGCAGGTGCCCCTGGCCCTGGGGCTGGATGCCCTCTGCGGCGATCCGCGCTGGCTGCCCCATCCGGTCCGAGGGGTCGGCGTGTTGGCCCAGGTGCTGGAGAACCCGTTGCGGCGGTTGTTTGCGCCGCGCAGCGCCGGGATTGTGGCCGTACTGCTGGTGGTGGGTCTGACCACCGGATGCTGTCTGCTGCTGCTGAGCGGGGCGGCGCTGCTCCATCCCCTGCTGGCCGACCTGCTCAGTATTCTGCTGATCTACTTCGCCCTGGCCATGCAGGACTTGCGCCGCCATGCCCTGGCGGTGCTGATCCCCTTGCGCGCCGGGAACCTGGCGCTGGCGCGGGAAAGGGTCGGCTGGCTGGTCGGTCGTGACACGGCGGATTTGGACGAGGGGGAGATCACTCGGGCCACAGTGGAAAGCGTGGCCGAAAACAGTGTTGACGGCGTGATCGCGCCGCTGCTCTTCGCCCTGCTTGGCGGGGCTGCGGGAGCCTGGTTTTACAAGGCGGTCAACACCCTCGATTCCACCTTTGGCTATAAGAACGAGCGGTATCTGGAATTCGGCTGGGCCTCAGCGCGTTTTGACGACCTGGTCAATTTTCTGCCGGCCAGATTGAGTGCGCTGCTGGTGCCGCCGGCGGCCCTGCTCTGCGGCCTGGATGGCAGGGAGGCCTGG
This genomic window from Pelobacter seleniigenes DSM 18267 contains:
- the cbiB gene encoding adenosylcobinamide-phosphate synthase CbiB, whose protein sequence is MIPLYWQVPLALGLDALCGDPRWLPHPVRGVGVLAQVLENPLRRLFAPRSAGIVAVLLVVGLTTGCCLLLLSGAALLHPLLADLLSILLIYFALAMQDLRRHALAVLIPLRAGNLALARERVGWLVGRDTADLDEGEITRATVESVAENSVDGVIAPLLFALLGGAAGAWFYKAVNTLDSTFGYKNERYLEFGWASARFDDLVNFLPARLSALLVPPAALLCGLDGREAWRIFRRDRHCHPSPNGGQIEAAVAGALGVRLGGENSYFGVKSVRPFMGDARRPLRAEQVLQATRLMVTLTLLVAGLGIAGLYWLR